The Anopheles coluzzii chromosome 2, AcolN3, whole genome shotgun sequence genome window below encodes:
- the LOC120953589 gene encoding mucin-19-like isoform X2 gives MDSMSRNEANSSSHHQNKVVLMNQGTDSNNERANNLTSSGSSSSSSSGGANSHSNSTRGNSTSGSSSSRSNIISLSGSKSSIGSDSNAASGSGDKFSGSKGNQPIAAHVAAIIHPQRLQHHSGSVDRPASADSDRGSYNPIAAATGAVGVVPTVAPSSSPATSSGADIKDSNFDDDNEWDVGIGDLIIDLDADIEKTGANQHQQQQRQQQQQQQQQQQQQSQPQSSSSSSSSSSSSTTVGGVLQFLSTSGGGESASAITRVTTHSGQSRSGNSSGKGSKSGAVSCSSDTREKSSAGGSGAGNTASSGGSSSSKGHHHHHHHHHHHHHHHHHRHKQQQQQQLSGSSSSSSSSSGSGSNSGSSSSSSGGGSNTSTSTSPGEKVGETQGRTRTTSNSSTSSSATPALPVNPVTVGSAPVSAAGQGIRSHPGIDTIDSAGSRGDTHTLVGSSGRSKQSVPSASASSVPGVVGSSGSSGGNSSNSNTTTMSSTTSSSGSKSTTKLSVDHQATLDKGLKMKIKRTKPGTKTSEAKHEIVKSDQNGTTATTATLSTGGGGGGAGVGTGGIGASTALTSTTGVTGMTTSALVGTGSLTSAGTMAGTPLNANSGASAGGHLTTDSDSTGIAGGGGTISGVGGVVGSGIGGVLSSGLNATASGHSGSGTGVNCANALVNSNASNGSNSGNVALSNSGNTAGNSGGGSGSSTSISGGSIVLGNSGKKHSSQSTNSGTIGSSSNTGGNSNAQQQQLSSGMLTSQQQQSQQQHQQHQQQPAQSSNKRGSSSHRRDKGKDKTTHHNQRDKNEQHQGASGAAGGSVDGSIGSSGLNNSRSATSSGCVCVVNHDAQVNGLLQQQPCSSASCIYAKPGSNSGDLGGGGNISLGASHRLGAGGIIPGSLSVGTGTNAGSNTSTPNAPGPPVLGKDINKLLNLNVANAGTHNSGGNNTNSSSSIAGTGTGNICNANNIHTGATGVLKAQLQAGSMAGTASEGSGTGMFSGSTASSPNLSAALSTHDDKSGSSPPPAKRHKGDKKEMVDVCVGTSVGTITEPDCLGPCEPGTSVTLEGIVWHETEGGVLVVNVTWRGKTYVGTLIDCTKHDWAPPRFCDSPTEELDSRTPKGRGKRGRSSALLPTNDLSNFTETRSSMHSKLRNGGSKGRGGRGGIIETNAASATGASKLPTLTASANVLGTANNGGSLGGASNTPSTSPVAFLPPRAEKRKSKDESPSPLGAGSGGSGSGGAGSNNGAQNTMSNNVINSASVNIGSNSSGNAGSGFNNASSGDGSGHTGGSPSIVNLVTGLNVQVSSGGSGTAGGSACKKAKSSTAACAISPVLLECPEQDCSKKYKHANGLKYHQSHAHAGSASSMDEDSLQAPESPQRIAPSPTTNNTAPSPLSVAVGASTALPTAAAGGSSATGNNSELVLALSTTTGGSGSSSAIATSSSTPSPSQSVSGSASCISTMSSQLSQQNLASKQSLGPNNSNTINNGNSGGGGVNSQDTTGMLLHQSSSADQMSTSGVTAGTVGTNEPQDPDRHGASGGPEAPTDGGSATLNDEESNLTTTGVMNASSAAGSVAIPRSPAVGMGMLSTAPTTPSTPVDAHKTPHGFAKQKKSRKSPGPSTNAEFDPMAASAGNRTEDVQSPAYSDISDDSTPVTDATDLPMGAGEKSKGSHMAENTRKANDTPAESVNNASNSNPSTSGPLGPLSSYGLYPYYAGLPHQQPPPPPPPGGPYFPTAADLGSNKPPPPPPIGPVPLPHGVATSIAPSAVSAAGGPLEYSKNKEPPLDLMNKPNNTGPPQHPLHQPQPPSSGLPPPPSLASAGPPTGPEGVRTPGGLMLNPSATAGLPSLAGAADVKDGSILSAGPPPPPGGKVLSHYYPYGYVPPGYNYPGLDAGYGQLSVISDESKHSPVITVKEERLKESQSPSEYSKLGASPLMASKLIKSESTKDIKTEPGLSGSGGGSLHGPGIHPKDPQQAGPNQQPPSLPPQSLGPYGSMFRHGLGVGPPPGGPPPSHIPASREEDLRRMFSYTDQRRVGGNPPPSGHPGGPPGLPPGLNPKDEPHSPSSHGQSQQQSGLHGQSLPGSGKGSKSSSGQTGSSSSSGGGSSKGMGKGSDSGSGSIKQEDKESAMKIKQQQQQQEGQKPTMETQGPPPPPTSQYYSPSLYMSASPFGFDPNHQMYRQMLVSTAPYSAPPYHLQIPRFNHPPEDLSRNQSTKALDLLQHHASQYYNSHKIHELSERAMKSPTSNSVKVSVSSPNLSQQPGCQNPNLCIPPPNSSSAGLSLQQQQQQQQQSVAAAQQQSSNSSGGGGGGGSGGGPPPLQQSSQPPSSGNHMQGTTVNSNSGSSGNVNSGNSGASGGPVGANNGSASGNGGNPGDGQGKDHTGGSSSANSQQQSSTGGSSSSGGGNAGARSPPPQRHVHTHHHTHVGLGYPMFQAPYGAVLATPQAAAVTVLSPFQTGPPTK, from the exons ATGGATTCAATGAGTCGCAACGaggcgaacagcagcagccaccacCAAAACAAGGTGGTCTTAATGAATCAAGGAACTGATAGCAATAACGAAAGAGCTAATAATCTAACAAgtagcggtagcagcagcagcagcagcagcggcggcgccaacagccacagcaacagcactCGAGGCAACAGCACTAGcggtagtagcagtagtagaagCAACATTATTAGTCTTAGCGGTAGTAAGAGCAGTATTGGCAGTGACAGCAACGCTGCCAGTGGCAGCGGCGATAAATTTAGCGGCAGTAAGGGCAACCAACCGATAGCAGCGCACGTGGCGGCGATCATTCACCCGCAGCGTCTTCAGCACCATTCGGGGTCCGTAGATCGGCCGGCGTCCGCCGATTCCGACCGGGGGAGCTATAACCCGATAGCAGCGGCAACCGGTGCTGTTGGCGTGGTGCCGACTGTTGCACCCTCCTCCTCACCAGCGACGTCGTCCGGAGCGGATATAAAAGACTCCAACTTTGACGACGATAACGAGTGGGACGTCGGTATCGGAGATTTGATAATCGATTTAGACGCGGACATTGAAAAGACTGGTGCAaaccagcatcagcagcaacagagacagcagcagcagcagcagcagcaacaacagcaacagcagagtCAACCGCAAtccagtagtagcagcagcagcagcagcagcagttcgacTACAGTTGGTGGTGTGCTGCAGTTTCTATCAaccagtggtggtggtgagtcCGCGTCAGCAATTACGCGAGTGACTACTCACAGCGGTCAGTCACGCAGTGGCAATAGTTCGGGAAAGGGTAGCAAATCCGGCGCAGTCAGTTGTTCCAGTGATACCAGAGAAAAAAGCTCAGCAGGAGGAAGCGGAGCAGGAAACACTGCCAGCTCTGGTGGTAGCAGTAGCTCAAAgggacatcatcatcaccatcaccatcatcaccaccaccatcatcatcaccatcatcgtcataaacagcagcaacaacagcagctgagcggtagtagcagcagcagcagcagcagcagcggcagcggcagcaacagcggcagcagcagtagcagtagtggtggtggaagtAATACCAGCACGAGTACGAGCCCAGGAGAGAAAGTCGGTGAGACGCAGGGTAGAACTCGTACCACCAGTAATTCTTCTACCAGTAGCTCAGCTACACCGGCATTGCCTGTCAACCCCGTTACAGTGGGCAGTGCGCCAGTATCTGCAGCAGGGCAGGGAATAAGATCCCATCCGGGTATCGATACTATTGATAGTGCTGGTTCCCGTGGCGATACGCATACGCTCGTAGGGAGCAGCGGTCGCAGTAAACAGAGCGTACCATCCGCTAGCGCCAGCAGTGTGCCCGGGGTGGTTGGAAGCAGCGGCAGTAGCGGTGGTAATAGTAGCAACAGCAATACCACAACAATGTCTTCGACCACCAGCAGCTCGGGTAGCAAGTCAACGACCAAACTGTCCGTTGACCACCAAGCAACCCTGGATAAGGGGCTAAAGATGAAGATCAAGCGCACGAAGCCGGGCACGAAAACGTCCGAAGCAAAGCACGAGATTGTCAAGTCCGATCAAAACGGCACCACAGCCACAACGGCCACGTTAAgtactggtggtggtgggggtggTGCGGGTGTCGGCACCGGTGGTATCGGAGCGTCTACCGCGCTTACCAGCACGACCGGTGTTACTGGCATGACCACATCGGCCTTGGTAGGCACCGGATCATTGACGAGTGCTGGTACTATGGCAGGCACACCACTGAACGCCAACAGCGGTGCTTCAGCGGGTGGCCATTTAACGACTGATTCCGACAGTACGGGTATAGCTGGAGGCGGAGGAACGATCTCCGGAGTGGGTGGCGTTGTTGGAAGCGGAATTGGAGGAGTGCTGAGCTCTGGGTTGAATGCAACAGCCAGCGGACATTCGGGCAGCGGCACGGGAGTAAACTGTGCCAATGCGCTCGTTAACAGTAACGCTTCCAACGGGAGTAACAGTGGCAATGTGGCGCTGAGTAACAGTGGCAACACGGCCGGTAATAGTGGAGGCGGCAGTGGGAGCAGCACTAGCATTAGCGGTGGAAGTATCGTTCTGGGTAACTCCGGCAAAAAACACTCATCACAGTCCACCAACAGTGGAACGATTGGGAGTAGCAGCAACACGGGCGGCAACAGCAatgcccagcagcagcagctgagcTCCGGTATGCTTACCtctcagcagcaacagtcccagcagcagcatcagcagcaccagcaacaaccgGCACAGAGTTCAAACAAGCGTGGTAGCAGTAGTCACAGGAGAGACAAGGGGAAAGATAAAACCACACACCACAATCAGCGTGACAAAAACGAGCAGCATCAAGGAGCATCGGGGGCTGCCGGTGGCTCCGTGGATGGCAGCATTGGTTCGAGCGGGTTGAATAATAGTCGATCCGCGACGAGCAGTGGCTGCGTATGCGTCGTCAATCATGATGCACAAGTCAACGGGTTactacagcagcagccgtgCTCAAGTGCATCGTGCATTTATGCCAAGCCTGGAAGCAATAGTGGCGATCTTGGCGGTGGCGGAAACATATCCCTCGGCGCATCACATCGATTAGGCGCGGGAGGCATCATTCCGGGAAGTTTAAG TGTTGGTACGGGTACGAACGCAGGAAGCAATACAAGCACTCCGAACGCTCCTGGTCCACCGGTACTGGGAAAGGATATCAATAAG CTATTGAATCTAAATGTAGCAAACGCAGGAACACATAATTCCGGAGGAAATAATACCAATAGCAGCAGTAGTATAGCCGGTACAGGAACAGGCAACATTTGCAATGCGAACAACATCCATACCGGTGCTACCGGCGTGCTGAAAGCTCAATTGCAGGCTGGCTCCATGGCTGGAACCGCTAGCGAAGGATCCGGAACGG GAATGTTCTCGGGTAGTACCGCATCATCGCCCAATCTCTCGGCGGCTCTGTCAACGCACGACGATAAAAGTGGTTCAAGCCCGCCCCCCGCAAAGCGTCACAAGGGCGACAAGAAGGAAATGGTAGACGTGTGTGTTGGCACGTCCGTCGGCACGATAACGGAGCCGGACTGTTTGGGTCCCTGCGAACCGGGCACATCTGTCACGCTGGAGGGTATCGTATGGCATGAAACGGAGGGTGGCGTTCTAGTGGTGAACGTTACTTGGCGGGGAAAAACTTACGTTGGAACGTTGATTGATTGCACCAAACATGATTGGGCGCCTCCGAG GTTTTGTGATTCTCCGACCGAGGAATTGGACTCTAGGACACCGAAAGGACGAGGCAAAAGAGGTCGAAGCTCAGCTTTGCTGCCAACGAACGATCTTAGCAATTTCACGGAGACTCGTAGCTCG ATGCACAGTAAGTTAAGGAACGGCGGTTCCaaaggacgaggaggacgaggaggcaTAATCGAGACGAACGCGGCAAGTGCAACCGGAGCATCCAAACTACCAACGCTCACTGCCAGTGCAAATGTTCTTGGAACAGCCAACAATGGAGGATCGCTGGGCGGTGCCAGCAATACACCCTCAACGTCACCAGTAGCATTTCTTCCGCCGCGAGCAGAAAAACGCAAATCAAAGGACGAGTCTCCTTCCCCGCTAGGCGCGGGCAGTGGTGGCAGCGGTTCCGGTGGGGCCGGTAGTAACAATGGTGCGCAGAACACCATGAGCAATAATGTGATAAACTCGGCGTCTGTAAATATCGGAAGCAACTCCTCCGGCAACGCAGGAAGTGGTTTTAACAATGCATCCAGCGGAGACGGTAGCGGCCACACGGGTGGCTCCCCGTCGATCGTTAATCTCGTGACGGGATTAAATGTTCAGGTGAGCAGTGGCGGTAGCGGAACTGCCGGCGGATCGGCgtgtaaaaaagcaaaaagcagCACCGCAGCCTGTGCAATTTCACCGGTACTGCTAGAGTGTCCTGAGCAAGACTGTAGCAAAAAGTACAAGCACGCGAACGGGTTGAAGTACCATCAGAGCCATGCACACGCAGGCAGTGCCTCTTCCATGGATGAGGATTCATTGCAAGCACCAGAATCACCGCAACGAATAGCACCTTCGCCGACAACCAACAATACCGCCCCGTCACCTCTGTCCGTGGCCGTCGGTGCCAGCACAGCTCTCCCCACTGCAGCCGCCGGAGGTTCGTCTGCGACGGGCAACAACAGTGAACTCGTCCTGGCCCTGTCTACCACGACCGGTGGATCAGGCTCCAGCTCTGCCATAGCAACATCCTCATCTACCCCATCACCATCACAATCAGTGTCTGGTTCGGCTTCCTGCATTTCAACGATGTCTAGTCAATTGTCACAACAAAATTTAGCATCTAAACAATCCCTTGGCCCCAACAATTCCAACACAATCAACAATGGaaacagtggtggtggtggtgttaatTCTCAGGACACAACGGGTATGCTACTGCATCAGTCCTCATCCGCTGATCAAATGTCAACGTCTGGCGTAACGGCGGGCACTGTAGGCACAAATGAACCGCAAGACCCTGACAGACATGGCGCCAGTGGTGGTCCAGAGGCACCGACTGACGGAGGTTCGGCTACACTCAATG ATGAGGAATCAAACCTAACAACAACTGGAGTAATGAATGCTAGCAGCGCGGCAGGTTCAGTTGCAATACCAAGATCGCCGGCCGTTGGTATGGGAATGCTGTCGACTGCTCCAACAACTCCTTCTACACCAGTGGATG CACATAAAACTCCTCATGGTTtcgcaaagcaaaagaaaagtcGCAAATCGCCCGGTCCTTCTACCAACGCCGAATTTGACCCAATGGCTGCATCCGCGGGCAATCGCACAGAGGACGTTCAGAGTCCCGCTTACAGTGATATTAGCGATGATTCCACTCCCGTTACTGATGCTACGGATTTGCCCATGGGAGCAGGAG AAAAATCAAAAGGATCTCATATGGCagaaaacacaagaaaagcaaacgacACTCCAGCTGAATCCGTAAACAACGCCAGCAACAGTAATCCTAGCACCAGCGGTCCTTTGGGGCCACTCTCCAGCTATGGTCTTTATCCATACTACGCAGGACTGCCCCATCAGCAACCacctccaccgccaccgcccggTGGTCCGTACTTCCCTACGGCTGCAGACCTTGGCTCAAACAAACCTCCTCCGCCACCTCCAATCGGTCCGGTTCCCTTACCTCACGGTGTCGCAACTAGCATTGCACCCTCAGCAGTCTCTGCTGCCGGAGGGCCGCTCGagtacagcaaaaataaagagCCGCCGTTGGATCTTAtgaacaaaccaaacaacacaGGACCACCACAGCATCCATTGCATCAGCCGCAACCTCCATCCTCTGGATTACCCCCTCCGCCATCGCTAGCATCAGCCGGTCCACCTACAGGGCCGGAGGGTGTTCGCACTCCCGGAGGGCTTATGCTGAACCCGTCCGCGACTGCTGGATTACCGTCACTTGCAGGGGCAGCTGATGTGAAGGACGGTTCGATATTGAGCGCTGGTCCTCCTCCGCCACCGGGTGGCAAAGTACTGTCACATTACTATCCTTATGG CTATGTACCCCCCGGGTATAATTATCCCGGGCTCGATGCTGGCTACGGTCAGCTATCGGTAATATCGGACGAATCAAAGCATAGTCCGGTTATTACGGTCAAGGAGGAACGGTTAAAAGAGAGCCAAAGTCCTAGCGAGTACAGCAAACTGGGTGCATCACCG CTCATGGCCTCAAAACTCATAAAATCGGAATCTACGAAAGATATAAAGACTGAACCAGGCCTAAGTGGAAGTGGCGGCGGATCGCTACACGGCCCCGGTATTCATCCTAAAGATCCTCAACAAGCTGGTCCAAATCAACAACCGCCATCCCTGCCACCGCAATCGCTGGGTCCGTATGGTAGCATGTTCCGACATGGGCTCGGTGTAGGCCCACCACCCGGAGGTCCTCCACCGTCCCATATCCCAGCGTCTCGAGAGGAGGATCTTCGAAG AATGTTCAGCTACACTGATCAACGACGGGTAGGTGGCAATCCCCCACCATCAGGTCATCCGGGAGGGCCACCGGGGCTTCCGCCCGGTCTTAATCCAAAGGATGAGCCGCATTCACCATCATCGCACGGGCAATCGCAGCAGCAATCAGGATTGCATGGACAATCGTTGCCGGGTTCGGGAAAAGGTTCCAAATCCTCCTCGGGACAGACCGGTTCGTCGTCCTCATCCGGTGGAGGAAGCAGTAAAGGAATGGGGAAAGGCTCCGACAGTGGCAGTGGAAGCATCAAGCAGGAGGACAAAGAAAGCgcaatgaaaatcaaacagcagcagcagcaacaggaggGTCAGAAACCGACGATGGAAACGCAAGgcccaccgccaccgccaaccTCCCAGTACTATTCACCGTCGCTGTATATGAGCGCCTCTCCGTTCGGGTTCGATCCAAACCATCAAATGTACCGACAGATGTTGGTTTCCACTGCGCCGTATAGTGCGCCACCCTATCATTTGCAAATACCGCGCTTCAATCACCCGCCCGAGGATCTGTCGCGGAATCAGAGTACGAAAGCGCTTGATCTGCTGCAGCATCATGCCAGTCAGTACTACAACTCACACAAGATACACGAGCTTAGCGAGCGCGCAATGAAAAGCCCGACCAGCAACAGCGTTAAAGTAAGCGTATCAAGTCCCAATCTCTCGCAGCAACCCGGTTGCCAAAATCCTAATCTATGCATTCCTCCACCAAACAGTAGTAGCGCAGGATTGTCtttacagcaacagcagcagcagcaacaacagtcaGTTGCTGCCGCTCAACAACAATCATCTAATTCtagtggtggcggtggtgg